CTCGGGGCGGGCAAGACGACGCTGACCCGGGGGCTTGGGGAGGGGCTGGGCGTGCGGGGAGCCGTCACGTCCCCGACCTTCGTGATCGCCCGGGTGCACCCCTCTCTCGGTGGCGGTCCGCCGCTCGTCCACGTCGACGCGTACCGCCTGGGCGGCGGGCTCGACGAGATGGAGGACCTCGATCTCGATGTCTCGCTGTCCGACTCGGTGATCGTCGTGGAGTGGGGCGAGGGCAAGGTCGAGGAGCTCACCGACGACCGGCTCCAGGTGTGGATCCACCGTGCCGTCGGGGACACCACCGACGAGGTGCGGCACGTGACGCTGACCGGGCTCGGGGAGCGCTGGGCGGCCGTCGACCTCGGTG
Above is a window of Streptomyces sp. NBC_00490 DNA encoding:
- the tsaE gene encoding tRNA (adenosine(37)-N6)-threonylcarbamoyltransferase complex ATPase subunit type 1 TsaE, translating into MEAPAAPHNPVETELTVTSPEQMRELGLKLAKLLRAGDLVMLSGELGAGKTTLTRGLGEGLGVRGAVTSPTFVIARVHPSLGGGPPLVHVDAYRLGGGLDEMEDLDLDVSLSDSVIVVEWGEGKVEELTDDRLQVWIHRAVGDTTDEVRHVTLTGLGERWAAVDLGALTA